From a single Bernardetia sp. genomic region:
- a CDS encoding ABC transporter ATP-binding protein, which translates to MAKLDGTQKKTDKLTLKEQAKALNYLPRFFKLIWQTSPRFAFTTLILRVFKAVIPLITLYVGKLIIDEIVRLINSETAFELISEDTKYLWILVGIELGLTVFSEILSRMITLTDNLLGDLVANHTSVLLIRHSSKLDLEQFEDSTFYDKLERARQQTAGRIILMSQVLSQGQDIITLVSLAIGLVAFNGWLILILALALIPAFLGETHFNERAYSLSLNWTPERRELDYLRYIGASDFSAKELKVFSLSDFLANRFKNLSDNYYNENKKLTQKRAFWGSVFSVIGTASYYVAYVIIIVETITKVISLGDLTFLAGSFERLRQMLQQIMNRFSSIAQSALYLKDLFEFLELEPLIPVTEAQRDVPNPIKEGFVFENVGFKYQNQERYAIKNLSFTLHKGEKLALVGENGAGKTTLVKLLARLYDPTEGRILLDGHDLREYNPTQLRNLIGVIFQDFVKFELTAAENIAVGNINERENKTLIADSAHKSLADSVVEKLPEKYEQMLGRKFIGGVSLSGGEWQKVALGRAYMRDAQLYILDEPTAALDARAEHEVFERFSKLIEGKTAVLISHRFSTVRMADRILVLQNGSVLEIGSHEELIEKNGKYAELFNLQAEGYK; encoded by the coding sequence ATGGCTAAACTTGATGGTACTCAAAAAAAAACTGACAAACTAACACTCAAAGAACAAGCGAAGGCTCTCAATTACCTGCCTCGTTTTTTTAAACTGATTTGGCAAACCAGCCCACGTTTTGCCTTTACAACACTCATTCTCAGAGTTTTTAAAGCAGTTATTCCACTCATTACACTTTATGTAGGCAAACTTATCATAGATGAGATTGTCAGATTAATAAACTCTGAAACTGCCTTTGAACTTATTTCAGAAGACACAAAATACCTTTGGATACTGGTCGGAATAGAACTTGGACTAACTGTTTTTTCAGAGATTTTGAGCCGAATGATTACGCTGACAGATAACCTTTTGGGAGATTTGGTGGCTAATCATACTTCGGTTTTGCTTATTAGGCATTCTTCAAAGCTAGATTTAGAACAGTTTGAAGACTCTACTTTTTACGACAAGCTAGAGCGAGCCAGACAACAAACAGCAGGACGAATTATTCTGATGTCTCAAGTTTTATCTCAAGGACAAGATATTATTACGCTCGTCTCACTTGCCATCGGATTGGTAGCTTTCAATGGGTGGCTGATTCTGATTTTGGCACTGGCTCTTATTCCTGCCTTTTTGGGAGAAACTCATTTCAACGAACGTGCGTATTCTCTTTCCCTCAACTGGACACCCGAAAGGCGAGAACTGGACTACTTACGCTATATTGGGGCAAGCGATTTTTCAGCTAAAGAACTCAAAGTATTTAGCTTGTCTGATTTTTTAGCCAATCGTTTTAAAAACCTTTCTGATAATTATTACAATGAAAACAAAAAACTCACTCAAAAACGAGCTTTTTGGGGAAGCGTTTTTTCAGTTATCGGAACAGCGTCTTATTATGTGGCGTATGTTATTATCATTGTTGAGACAATTACAAAAGTTATTTCACTAGGAGATTTGACATTTTTGGCTGGTTCTTTTGAAAGATTACGCCAAATGCTCCAACAGATTATGAATCGCTTTTCTAGTATTGCACAAAGCGCACTGTATTTGAAAGATTTATTTGAATTTTTGGAATTAGAACCTCTCATTCCTGTTACAGAAGCACAAAGAGATGTTCCTAATCCTATCAAAGAAGGATTTGTTTTTGAAAATGTAGGGTTCAAATATCAAAATCAAGAGCGTTATGCTATCAAAAATCTTTCATTTACACTTCATAAAGGCGAAAAACTAGCACTTGTCGGAGAAAATGGAGCAGGAAAAACAACCCTTGTAAAACTTTTAGCTCGTCTTTATGACCCAACCGAAGGTAGAATTTTATTAGACGGACACGATTTAAGAGAATACAATCCCACTCAACTTCGCAACCTAATAGGTGTAATTTTTCAAGATTTTGTAAAATTTGAACTTACGGCTGCTGAAAATATAGCTGTTGGAAATATAAATGAGCGAGAAAATAAAACACTTATTGCAGATTCGGCTCACAAGAGTTTGGCAGATAGTGTAGTAGAAAAGTTACCAGAAAAATATGAACAAATGTTGGGTAGAAAATTTATTGGTGGCGTTTCGCTTTCTGGTGGAGAGTGGCAAAAAGTGGCTTTAGGACGTGCTTATATGCGTGATGCACAGCTTTATATTTTGGACGAACCCACAGCAGCACTAGACGCACGAGCCGAACACGAAGTTTTTGAGCGTTTTTCAAAACTCATTGAGGGAAAAACTGCCGTTTTGATTTCGCACCGTTTTTCAACGGTAAGAATGGCAGACCGTATTTTGGTACTTCAAAATGGTAGTGTTTTGGAAATTGGTTCGCACGAAGAACTCATAGAAAAAAATGGAAAATATGCTGAACTATTTAATTTACAGGCAGAGGGGTATAAGTAA